The Thiogranum longum genome includes a region encoding these proteins:
- the def gene encoding peptide deformylase, which translates to MAKLEILHFPDPRLRTRAKPVEEVDAALRELIEDMFETMYAAPGIGLAATQVNVHQRVLVIDLSQEHDEPRVFINPEILEKDGVEEMDEGCLSVPGIYERVKRAEHIRVRALDRDGQIFEQEADGLLAVCIQHEIDHLDGKLFVDYLSSLKRNRIRKKLEKQARHGDTEGAAEQHAEPVI; encoded by the coding sequence ATGGCGAAGCTCGAAATACTCCATTTTCCCGATCCCCGGCTCCGTACCCGGGCGAAACCCGTCGAAGAGGTTGACGCCGCTTTGCGCGAGTTGATCGAAGACATGTTCGAAACCATGTATGCAGCGCCCGGTATCGGCCTCGCCGCCACCCAGGTGAACGTCCATCAGCGGGTTCTCGTGATCGATTTGTCCCAGGAGCATGATGAGCCGAGGGTCTTCATCAACCCGGAGATTCTCGAGAAAGACGGTGTGGAAGAAATGGATGAAGGCTGTTTATCGGTCCCCGGCATCTACGAGCGCGTGAAGCGTGCCGAGCATATCCGCGTGCGGGCGCTGGACCGTGACGGGCAGATATTCGAACAGGAAGCCGATGGCTTGCTCGCCGTCTGTATCCAGCATGAAATTGACCACCTGGATGGCAAGCTGTTCGTCGATTACCTGTCGTCGTTGAAGCGTAACCGCATCCGCAAAAAACTGGAAAAGCAGGCGCGTCACGGTGATACCGAAGGTGCTGCCGAGCAGCACGCTGAACCTGTTATCTGA
- a CDS encoding LysM peptidoglycan-binding domain-containing protein, whose translation MSILKSLALALALLATAVFADQVTLKEGHPDRYVVVKGDTLWDISGKFLDSPWLWPEIWYVNPQIENPHLIYPGDVINLVYVDGKPQLRIQRGKGTFKLSPKVRAERLDQAIPTIPIDSIQQFLTQPLVVDEDTMENAAYVVSSAGEHLIVGAGDRIYVRGISADQGNRYNVFRPGDAYIDPDSGEVLGFEALYLGDGRSERFGDPSTLKLDHTTREINTGDRVMPMTQEDVYAYFTPHASDSEVEGTIIAVVDGVSQIGQYQVVVINRGNRENVDVGTVFAVEQRGVTIPDQVSEDPKDVVKLPDERAGLLMVFRTFDKVSFGLIMKATSSLHVGDHIRAP comes from the coding sequence ATGTCGATACTCAAATCGCTGGCGCTGGCTCTGGCACTTTTGGCCACAGCCGTATTCGCAGACCAGGTGACACTGAAGGAAGGTCACCCAGACCGCTACGTGGTCGTCAAGGGGGACACACTCTGGGATATTTCCGGAAAATTCCTCGACAGCCCCTGGCTATGGCCGGAAATCTGGTACGTGAATCCCCAGATCGAAAATCCACATCTTATCTATCCCGGTGACGTGATCAACCTGGTTTACGTCGACGGCAAGCCACAGCTGCGTATTCAGCGTGGCAAGGGTACCTTCAAGCTGTCACCCAAAGTGCGCGCAGAACGGCTGGACCAGGCCATTCCAACGATTCCGATTGACAGTATCCAGCAGTTCCTGACTCAGCCGCTGGTGGTCGATGAGGACACCATGGAAAATGCAGCCTATGTCGTTTCCAGCGCAGGCGAGCACCTCATTGTCGGTGCCGGTGACCGCATTTATGTACGTGGCATCAGTGCCGACCAGGGCAATCGATATAACGTCTTCCGCCCGGGCGATGCCTACATTGATCCCGATAGCGGAGAAGTGCTCGGCTTTGAAGCACTGTATCTCGGCGATGGCCGTAGCGAGCGCTTTGGCGACCCTTCAACCCTGAAGCTGGATCACACCACCCGGGAAATCAATACCGGCGACCGCGTGATGCCGATGACGCAGGAGGATGTCTACGCCTATTTCACTCCTCACGCGAGCGACAGCGAGGTTGAGGGTACGATTATCGCGGTGGTCGATGGTGTCAGCCAGATCGGCCAGTACCAGGTCGTCGTGATAAACCGTGGTAATCGCGAAAATGTCGATGTCGGCACTGTGTTTGCCGTTGAACAGCGTGGCGTAACCATCCCTGACCAGGTCAGCGAAGACCCCAAGGACGTGGTGAAATTGCCCGATGAGCGCGCGGGCCTGTTAATGGTATTCCGCACCTTCGACAAGGTCAGCTTTGGCCTGATCATGAAAGCCACCAGCTCATTGCATGTCGGAGACCACATCCGCGCGCCCTGA
- the dprA gene encoding DNA-processing protein DprA, with product MRPHPETPDNDTATDDTLYHWLALAHLHGMGSRRITRLLEAFGTIDAVFSASDAQLGRAGVPDNCIEGLQQPDRDAIENDLRWNEAPDNHIISLDDPRYPQQLKEIPDPPPLLYVHGDPDYLGQPQLAIVGSRNPTPSGLALAREFAAYLAEFGLTISSGLATGIDAAAHEGALEGHGSTLAVTGTGLDRVYPACHHELAHRIAGCGALVSEFPPGTPPQAGNFPRRNRIISGLSIGTLVVEAALRSGSLITARLARDQGREVFAIPGSIHNPLARGCHALIREGAKLVETGQHILEELAPLVPVAQKPAVTLDSKPDETPQLAEDYRKLLDSMGYDAISVDELVQRSGLTPEEVSSMLLMLELEGHLASSAGGRYTRVR from the coding sequence ATGAGACCACACCCGGAAACACCCGACAACGACACAGCAACTGACGACACCCTCTATCACTGGCTGGCACTGGCACACCTGCACGGGATGGGCAGTCGCCGCATTACCCGCCTGCTGGAAGCCTTTGGAACGATCGATGCTGTATTTTCCGCTTCTGACGCACAGCTGGGCCGGGCCGGAGTGCCGGATAACTGTATAGAAGGCTTGCAGCAACCGGATCGGGACGCCATCGAAAACGATCTGCGCTGGAACGAAGCACCGGACAACCACATTATCAGCCTGGATGACCCACGCTACCCTCAGCAGCTGAAGGAGATCCCCGATCCACCTCCTTTGCTCTATGTCCACGGTGACCCGGACTACCTGGGTCAGCCGCAGCTGGCTATCGTCGGTAGCCGTAACCCGACACCTTCAGGGTTGGCGCTGGCAAGAGAGTTTGCTGCCTACCTGGCGGAATTCGGCCTGACCATCAGCAGCGGGCTGGCAACCGGCATCGATGCAGCCGCACACGAAGGCGCATTGGAAGGGCACGGCAGCACACTGGCCGTCACCGGGACAGGGCTGGACCGGGTTTATCCCGCCTGCCACCACGAACTCGCGCACCGCATTGCCGGCTGTGGGGCACTGGTTTCCGAATTTCCGCCCGGCACTCCGCCGCAAGCCGGTAATTTTCCACGCCGCAATCGCATCATTAGCGGGTTGAGTATTGGTACCCTGGTCGTAGAAGCGGCCCTGCGCTCCGGTTCCCTGATTACCGCCCGCCTGGCTCGTGACCAGGGCCGTGAGGTATTCGCCATCCCGGGCTCCATCCACAACCCGCTGGCACGCGGCTGCCATGCGCTGATCCGGGAAGGCGCAAAGCTGGTAGAGACCGGACAGCATATCCTCGAAGAGTTGGCCCCACTGGTCCCGGTGGCACAGAAACCTGCCGTAACCCTGGATTCGAAGCCTGATGAAACCCCTCAGCTTGCAGAGGATTACCGGAAATTGCTCGACAGCATGGGCTATGACGCCATCAGCGTGGATGAGCTGGTGCAACGCAGCGGATTGACGCCGGAAGAGGTTTCCTCCATGCTGCTCATGCTGGAGCTGGAGGGTCACCTCGCTTCCAGTGCTGGCGGGCGCTATACCCGCGTACGATAG
- a CDS encoding DUF494 family protein produces MKENMFDVLMYLFEHYYMDEETDLSPDRESLHTELVEAGFPSMEINQAFEWLEGLAVQEHEIQSPQTENAIRLFSDRECERLDTESRGFLLFLEQMGILPPESRERVIDRAMALDTDDFDIGQLKWVILMVLFNQPGAEAAYAWMEDLVFDSVPGGYLH; encoded by the coding sequence ATGAAAGAAAATATGTTTGACGTGCTGATGTATCTGTTTGAGCACTATTACATGGATGAGGAAACCGATCTGAGCCCGGATCGTGAATCCCTGCACACCGAACTGGTGGAAGCCGGCTTCCCGTCAATGGAAATCAACCAGGCGTTTGAGTGGCTGGAAGGTCTCGCGGTGCAGGAGCACGAAATTCAGTCCCCGCAAACCGAGAATGCCATACGGCTGTTTTCCGACCGGGAGTGCGAACGCCTGGATACAGAAAGCCGCGGTTTTCTGCTGTTCCTCGAACAGATGGGCATTCTGCCGCCCGAGTCGCGCGAGCGCGTTATCGATCGCGCCATGGCGCTGGACACGGATGATTTTGATATCGGCCAGTTAAAGTGGGTCATTCTGATGGTGCTGTTCAACCAGCCCGGCGCCGAAGCCGCCTATGCCTGGATGGAAGACCTGGTGTTTGACAGTGTGCCGGGTGGCTACCTGCACTAA
- the topA gene encoding type I DNA topoisomerase, with the protein MSKNLVIVESPAKAKTIKKYLGKGFEVLASYGHVRDLVPKEGAVKPDEDFAMKYQVIERNSKHVDAIVKALKKADTLYLATDPDREGEAISWHLLELLKERGILKDKEAHRVVFHEITKRAINDAVEHPRELSVDMVNAQQARRALDYLVGFNLSPLLWKKIRRGLSAGRVQSPALRMIVEREEEIEKFKPREYWTIEADLEKDKQAFTARLTHLHGKKLSQFSINKEKPAHEAEKELLEAAKGKLTVTTIEKKQRKRNPAAPFTTSTLQQEASRKLGFTTKRSMSVAQQLYEGIDIGEGAVGLITYMRTDSVNLANEALEEIRELISERYGDKALPDKPHQFKTKAKNAQEAHEAIRPTSARNIPEEIKKHLSSDQYKLYNLIWKRTVACQMKHATIHTVGVDFNVGDGNTLRSTGSTIADPGFMAVYQEGVDDAKKGGSDENRLPPLEKGDTVDLNKIRPEQHFTEPPPRYSEASLVKSLEEHGIGRPSTYATIISTLQQREYVTLEKKRFQPTDVGRIVSNFLTNHFTKYVDYDFTARLEDELDAVSRGEKEWIPLMKEFWYPFKELVKDKEESVSRSEVTTEPLGEDCPKCGKPLNIRLGRRGRFVGCSGYPECDYTRNLDDNGESSEPEIVEGRNCPECDSQLIIRSGRYGKFIGCSSYPDCKYIEPLEKPEDTGVACPKCSKGTMLKRKSRRGKIFYSCSTYPDCDYAVWNEPVEGPCPKCNWPILTIKTTKKRGTERVCPQQDCSFAEPFEQDEAEETSNAD; encoded by the coding sequence ATGAGTAAAAATCTCGTTATTGTGGAATCGCCCGCGAAGGCGAAGACCATTAAAAAATACCTCGGCAAGGGCTTTGAAGTCCTGGCCTCGTACGGTCATGTCCGCGACCTTGTACCCAAAGAAGGGGCGGTGAAACCCGACGAGGATTTCGCCATGAAATACCAGGTCATCGAACGTAATTCGAAACACGTCGACGCCATCGTCAAGGCCCTGAAAAAAGCTGACACCCTGTACCTCGCGACTGATCCGGATCGCGAAGGTGAAGCCATATCCTGGCATTTGCTTGAACTGCTGAAAGAACGCGGCATCCTCAAGGACAAGGAAGCTCACCGTGTGGTGTTCCACGAGATTACCAAGCGTGCCATCAACGATGCTGTTGAGCACCCGCGCGAGCTGTCTGTGGACATGGTGAATGCGCAGCAGGCGCGCCGCGCGCTGGATTACCTGGTGGGCTTCAACCTGTCTCCGCTACTGTGGAAAAAAATCCGTCGTGGCCTGTCTGCGGGCCGCGTGCAAAGCCCGGCGCTGCGCATGATTGTCGAGCGTGAAGAAGAAATCGAGAAGTTCAAGCCACGCGAATACTGGACCATCGAGGCCGACCTCGAAAAAGACAAGCAGGCCTTCACTGCCAGACTTACACACCTGCATGGCAAGAAACTCAGCCAGTTTTCTATCAACAAGGAGAAGCCGGCGCACGAGGCGGAAAAAGAACTGCTGGAAGCCGCGAAGGGCAAGCTGACCGTCACCACCATCGAGAAGAAACAGCGCAAGCGTAACCCGGCGGCGCCCTTTACAACCTCGACGCTGCAACAGGAAGCCTCGCGCAAGCTTGGCTTTACCACCAAGCGCTCCATGAGCGTGGCGCAGCAGCTGTATGAAGGTATCGACATCGGCGAAGGCGCTGTGGGTCTGATTACCTACATGCGTACCGACTCGGTGAATCTTGCCAACGAAGCGCTGGAAGAGATACGCGAACTGATCAGTGAGCGGTACGGCGACAAGGCATTGCCGGACAAGCCACATCAGTTCAAGACCAAGGCCAAGAATGCGCAGGAAGCCCACGAGGCGATCCGCCCGACCTCGGCAAGGAATATTCCCGAAGAGATCAAGAAACATCTGAGTTCCGACCAGTACAAGCTCTACAACCTGATCTGGAAACGCACCGTTGCCTGCCAGATGAAGCACGCGACCATTCACACGGTTGGCGTGGATTTCAACGTCGGCGACGGCAACACACTACGTTCAACCGGCTCCACTATTGCCGACCCGGGGTTCATGGCCGTTTATCAGGAAGGTGTGGACGACGCCAAAAAGGGTGGTAGCGATGAAAATCGTCTGCCGCCGCTGGAAAAAGGCGACACGGTCGATCTGAACAAAATTCGCCCGGAACAGCACTTCACCGAACCGCCACCGCGCTACAGCGAAGCCAGCCTGGTCAAGTCGCTGGAAGAACACGGCATCGGCCGCCCGTCGACCTATGCCACTATCATCTCGACCCTGCAGCAGCGCGAGTATGTGACACTGGAAAAGAAACGTTTCCAGCCTACCGACGTCGGCCGCATTGTCAGCAATTTTCTCACCAATCACTTCACCAAGTATGTGGACTACGACTTCACCGCGCGTCTCGAGGATGAACTCGATGCCGTCTCGCGTGGCGAAAAGGAATGGATCCCGTTGATGAAGGAGTTCTGGTACCCGTTCAAGGAACTGGTCAAGGACAAGGAAGAAAGCGTTTCGCGCAGTGAAGTTACAACCGAACCGCTGGGTGAGGACTGCCCCAAATGCGGCAAGCCACTCAACATTCGACTGGGACGACGCGGTCGCTTTGTCGGCTGCAGCGGCTACCCGGAGTGCGACTACACGCGCAACCTCGATGACAACGGAGAAAGCAGCGAACCGGAGATCGTAGAAGGTCGTAACTGTCCCGAGTGTGATTCACAACTGATTATCCGCAGCGGGCGTTACGGTAAATTCATCGGTTGTTCCAGTTACCCGGACTGCAAATACATAGAGCCATTGGAAAAACCCGAAGACACCGGTGTGGCCTGCCCGAAGTGCAGCAAGGGCACTATGCTCAAGCGTAAATCACGGCGCGGCAAAATCTTCTATTCCTGCTCGACCTACCCGGACTGTGACTACGCCGTGTGGAACGAACCGGTGGAAGGCCCGTGCCCCAAATGCAACTGGCCAATCCTGACCATCAAGACGACAAAGAAACGCGGCACCGAGCGTGTCTGCCCGCAGCAGGACTGTTCCTTTGCCGAGCCCTTCGAGCAGGACGAGGCCGAAGAAACCAGTAACGCCGATTGA
- a CDS encoding L-threonylcarbamoyladenylate synthase, with product MSRFPSQWQVSQAARCVRHGGIVAYPTEAVFGLGCDPANPYAVMRLLALKQRRIEKGLILVAASRQQLQPWVAPVPRKLDQPLESSWPGPHTWLLPAARHCPDWLTGGRNTLAVRVSAHPVVQRLCNATGSAIVSTSANQESKPPARSRLELQLRFPTGIDYCLPGALGGLEQPTRIRDLQTGRIIR from the coding sequence TTGAGCCGCTTTCCGTCACAGTGGCAGGTTTCACAGGCGGCGCGCTGTGTCCGTCATGGTGGCATCGTCGCCTACCCGACCGAAGCCGTGTTCGGACTGGGTTGTGACCCTGCAAATCCTTATGCCGTGATGCGGCTGCTGGCACTCAAGCAACGCCGTATTGAAAAAGGCCTGATTCTGGTCGCCGCTTCCCGGCAGCAGCTTCAACCCTGGGTTGCACCGGTTCCTCGTAAACTGGACCAACCTCTCGAATCGAGCTGGCCTGGCCCACACACCTGGTTGCTACCCGCCGCCAGACACTGCCCTGACTGGTTGACCGGTGGCCGGAATACGCTTGCAGTGCGCGTAAGCGCTCACCCGGTAGTACAACGCCTGTGCAATGCCACTGGTAGCGCCATTGTCTCCACCAGCGCCAACCAGGAGAGCAAGCCCCCGGCCCGTTCACGGCTGGAACTACAACTTCGCTTCCCGACCGGGATCGATTATTGTTTACCCGGTGCACTGGGCGGGCTGGAACAACCCACCCGCATCCGCGACCTGCAGACCGGGCGCATCATCCGTTAA
- the hemF gene encoding oxygen-dependent coproporphyrinogen oxidase, translating to MPQIDHNLPDIAAVRDYLMDLQDRICDALQTFEPDTPFHEDTWVRDEGGGGRSRVLEEGTVLEKAGINFSHVHGKQLPASATAHRPELAGRRFEALGVSLVIHPRNPYAPTSHANVRFFIAQKEGADPVWWFGGGFDLTPYYGFEEDARHWHQTAKEACEPFGDELYPRLKQWCDEYFYLKHRNEPRGIGGLFFDDYNTPGFADSFAFMRSVGDHYVPAYVPVVEKRKDIAYGERERDFQLYRRGRYVEFNLVYDRGTLFGLQTGGRTESILMSLPPLVKWRYDWQPEAGSAEAVLYDIFLKPQDWV from the coding sequence ATGCCGCAAATCGACCACAATCTACCTGATATCGCAGCAGTGCGTGATTACCTGATGGACCTGCAGGACCGCATCTGTGACGCCCTGCAGACTTTTGAACCCGACACCCCCTTTCATGAAGACACGTGGGTTCGCGACGAGGGTGGTGGTGGCCGCTCACGCGTGCTGGAAGAGGGCACCGTACTCGAGAAAGCCGGTATTAATTTCTCACATGTTCATGGCAAACAACTGCCCGCCTCGGCCACCGCACACCGGCCGGAACTGGCAGGGCGTCGCTTCGAGGCGCTGGGTGTTTCTCTGGTGATACATCCGCGCAATCCGTATGCGCCGACCTCACACGCCAACGTACGTTTCTTTATTGCGCAAAAGGAAGGCGCCGACCCGGTCTGGTGGTTTGGTGGTGGTTTCGACCTTACGCCGTATTATGGTTTTGAGGAAGATGCCAGACACTGGCACCAGACGGCAAAAGAGGCTTGTGAACCTTTCGGGGATGAACTGTATCCGCGCCTGAAGCAATGGTGCGATGAATACTTCTATCTGAAGCACCGCAATGAACCACGCGGTATCGGCGGGCTGTTTTTCGATGATTACAATACACCGGGTTTTGCTGACAGCTTTGCGTTTATGCGCAGCGTTGGCGATCACTATGTGCCGGCTTACGTCCCTGTTGTGGAAAAACGCAAGGACATTGCCTATGGAGAGCGGGAGCGTGATTTTCAACTCTACCGGCGCGGGCGTTACGTGGAATTCAACCTGGTATATGACCGTGGCACGCTATTCGGCCTGCAGACCGGTGGGCGCACCGAGTCAATATTAATGTCACTGCCACCACTGGTGAAGTGGCGTTATGACTGGCAGCCTGAAGCAGGCTCTGCCGAGGCAGTGCTTTACGATATTTTTCTGAAACCGCAGGACTGGGTCTAG
- a CDS encoding substrate-binding domain-containing protein, whose translation MKKAFIFLALLVLGPVCALPVLAEQQPALHWVGCGISKKAYLVALAKAYEKKTGIVIDVQGGGATRGIRDVASMSADMGGSCRRRIRGVPEESGIVQVPVAWDALVAIVHKDSPVDNISLEDLRMIYLGQITNWKQLGGEDMPIRLLARKGKISGVGSTARKLMFDNFDQEFAASELFDSSGPLEKQVENEPGTIAISGISSARKRNVKILDLNGKSPTYENVQTGEYLLYRPLYMVYNKKSEHADMVREFIRFAGSKEGRAVIRANNTVPYLEGLNLLRVKLKESKMARDGGLH comes from the coding sequence ATGAAAAAGGCCTTTATATTTCTGGCGCTGTTGGTACTGGGGCCAGTCTGTGCGCTACCGGTACTCGCTGAGCAGCAGCCTGCACTGCATTGGGTCGGTTGTGGTATTTCCAAAAAAGCCTACCTTGTGGCGCTTGCAAAAGCTTATGAGAAGAAAACGGGAATCGTTATCGATGTTCAGGGCGGTGGAGCGACGCGCGGCATACGTGACGTCGCCAGTATGTCGGCTGATATGGGCGGTAGCTGCCGGCGCAGAATACGCGGTGTTCCAGAGGAAAGCGGTATTGTCCAGGTGCCGGTTGCCTGGGATGCGCTGGTCGCTATCGTGCACAAGGACAGCCCGGTAGACAATATTTCACTTGAAGATTTACGCATGATATATCTCGGCCAGATTACCAACTGGAAGCAGCTGGGTGGCGAAGACATGCCAATACGTCTGCTCGCCCGCAAAGGAAAGATTTCCGGTGTTGGCAGTACTGCGCGCAAGTTGATGTTTGACAATTTCGATCAGGAGTTTGCCGCCAGCGAGTTATTCGATTCATCAGGCCCGCTTGAAAAGCAGGTTGAAAACGAGCCTGGAACCATTGCGATTTCAGGTATCAGCAGTGCGCGCAAGCGCAACGTGAAAATTCTCGACCTGAACGGAAAGTCACCGACGTATGAAAATGTGCAGACGGGTGAATATTTGCTCTATCGTCCCCTGTACATGGTTTATAATAAAAAAAGTGAACATGCTGACATGGTCAGGGAGTTCATCCGTTTTGCAGGTAGCAAGGAAGGCCGCGCTGTGATTCGCGCTAACAATACGGTGCCTTATCTTGAAGGGCTGAACCTGTTACGGGTTAAGCTGAAGGAATCAAAAATGGCGCGTGACGGCGGTCTGCACTAG
- a CDS encoding rubredoxin, with translation MKKWECVVCGFVYDEAAGWPDDGIAPGTRWDDIPEDWECPDCGVTKSDFEMVEI, from the coding sequence ATGAAAAAATGGGAATGTGTGGTCTGCGGATTTGTCTATGACGAAGCTGCTGGCTGGCCGGATGACGGCATTGCCCCCGGCACGCGTTGGGACGATATTCCGGAGGATTGGGAATGCCCGGATTGTGGTGTAACCAAGTCCGATTTTGAGATGGTCGAAATCTAG
- the hemB gene encoding porphobilinogen synthase — protein sequence MRRMRRDDFSRRLMRESRLSADDLICPLFVLEGSNQREAVSSMPGVERRSIDLLLQEATELHELGVPAVALFPVTPPAAKSDDAAEAFNPDGLAQRTVRELKCQLPELGVITDVALDPFTSHGQDGLIDENGYVLNDETVDVLVKQALSHAEAGADVVAPSDMMDGRIGAIRTALEAAGHRNTRILAYAAKYASSFYGPFRDAVGSAANLGGGNKYSYQMDPANSDEALWEVSLDLDEGADMVMVKPGMPYLDIVRRVKDQFGAPTFAYQVSGEYAMLMAAAQNGWLDEKAVIMESLLAFKRAGADGVLTYFAKRAAQWLREG from the coding sequence ATGCGACGCATGCGCCGTGACGACTTTTCACGACGCCTGATGCGTGAATCCAGACTTTCCGCCGATGATCTTATCTGCCCGCTGTTTGTGCTCGAGGGAAGCAACCAGCGTGAAGCCGTGTCCTCGATGCCTGGTGTAGAGCGCCGCAGTATTGACCTGCTGCTACAGGAAGCCACCGAACTCCATGAGCTGGGTGTCCCTGCCGTGGCACTGTTCCCGGTAACACCCCCTGCTGCCAAAAGTGATGACGCAGCTGAAGCCTTCAACCCGGATGGACTGGCACAACGCACAGTACGAGAACTGAAATGTCAGCTACCCGAACTCGGAGTGATTACCGATGTGGCACTCGACCCTTTCACCAGCCATGGCCAGGATGGCCTGATTGATGAGAACGGCTATGTCCTTAACGATGAAACCGTAGACGTTCTTGTCAAGCAGGCACTTTCCCATGCCGAAGCCGGTGCCGATGTTGTCGCGCCATCCGACATGATGGATGGTCGTATTGGTGCCATCCGCACGGCACTGGAAGCTGCCGGCCACCGCAATACCCGCATCCTTGCTTACGCGGCCAAATACGCCTCCAGCTTTTATGGTCCGTTCCGGGACGCCGTGGGTTCGGCCGCAAACCTTGGGGGCGGCAACAAATACAGCTACCAGATGGATCCTGCCAACAGTGATGAAGCTTTGTGGGAAGTCAGCCTGGATCTCGACGAAGGTGCCGACATGGTCATGGTAAAGCCCGGCATGCCCTACCTCGATATCGTTCGTCGCGTGAAAGACCAGTTCGGTGCACCCACTTTTGCCTACCAGGTGAGTGGCGAGTACGCCATGCTTATGGCTGCCGCACAGAACGGCTGGCTGGACGAAAAAGCGGTCATTATGGAATCGCTGCTGGCTTTCAAACGCGCCGGCGCAGACGGTGTACTGACCTATTTTGCCAAACGCGCCGCCCAATGGCTGCGTGAAGGATGA
- the aroE gene encoding shikimate dehydrogenase, whose translation MTEADNVDRYAVMGNPIAHSKSPQIHRMFAEQTGQALRYDALLVPEDGFAEAVTNFLYRNDGKGLNVTVPFKQQAWELADRLSERAEPAGAVNTLMFRDGTLYGDNTDGAGLVRDLTRNHGVELKDKRILMLGAGGAARGVMLPLLEQQPASLHIANRTVLRARELVERFEEFGDLSASGFDAIHGNFDVIINATAAGLGGEVPPLPDNVIDKHTLCYDMMYSSEPTAFVRHCIEHNAAKALDGLGMLVEQAAESFRLWRGVMPDTLPVIEALRNS comes from the coding sequence ATGACTGAAGCGGATAACGTTGACCGTTACGCCGTCATGGGCAACCCGATTGCTCACAGCAAGTCACCACAGATCCATCGCATGTTTGCCGAGCAGACCGGCCAGGCACTGCGCTATGATGCCCTGCTGGTGCCGGAAGACGGGTTTGCCGAGGCCGTAACAAACTTCCTGTATCGCAATGACGGCAAGGGACTCAACGTTACTGTGCCGTTCAAGCAACAGGCCTGGGAGCTTGCCGACCGTCTGAGTGAGCGCGCCGAACCTGCCGGCGCGGTCAATACCCTGATGTTCAGGGATGGCACGCTGTACGGTGACAATACCGATGGCGCAGGGCTGGTGCGGGACCTGACCCGCAATCACGGCGTGGAACTGAAAGACAAACGCATCCTGATGCTGGGTGCCGGTGGTGCGGCGCGTGGCGTCATGCTCCCGCTGCTTGAACAACAACCAGCATCCCTGCACATAGCCAACCGCACCGTTCTGCGCGCGCGGGAACTGGTGGAACGTTTCGAGGAATTCGGCGACCTCAGCGCGAGCGGCTTCGATGCAATACACGGCAATTTCGATGTAATCATCAACGCAACGGCAGCGGGACTGGGTGGTGAAGTACCCCCTTTACCCGATAACGTCATTGATAAGCACACCTTGTGCTATGACATGATGTACTCATCGGAGCCTACTGCCTTTGTCCGCCATTGTATTGAACACAATGCAGCAAAAGCGCTTGATGGACTGGGCATGCTGGTGGAACAGGCAGCCGAATCGTTTCGCCTGTGGCGCGGTGTAATGCCGGATACGCTGCCGGTCATTGAAGCTCTCAGAAATTCATAA